A stretch of Campylobacter gracilis DNA encodes these proteins:
- a CDS encoding transglutaminase-like domain-containing protein encodes MQRRDFLRNTAILGAVMATPSTILGGEKVIGKKRTFGLSLNHEILEEGKQTRLWIPLPLITKYQKVSDVKFDGNFNDPSVDYGEIPTLYAGYVGVAKPTLNIKFSVETFERNTDFSKVKFNPNEKLNPEVAKFLEPSAQIQIDGVVKQKSDEIAGGIKGDLEKARAIYTWVANTMQRDNSVLGCGLGDVKQILSSGKLSGKCTDINSVFVALCRAQGIAAREMFGIRVGASRFSAQMGAAPKDGVSHISGAQHCRAEFYLKGHGWIPVDPADVTKVRLGEKLSNDDSKLAKIREYLFGNWEMCWIGFNYGRDFTLSPRPAQFPINNFGYPYGEVDGNTLNYYSPKDFSYDYRSKEL; translated from the coding sequence ATGCAAAGACGCGATTTTTTAAGAAACACTGCGATTTTAGGCGCCGTTATGGCAACTCCGAGTACCATTTTGGGCGGGGAAAAAGTCATTGGCAAAAAGAGAACTTTCGGGCTATCGCTAAATCACGAAATTTTGGAAGAGGGCAAGCAGACGCGGCTTTGGATACCGCTTCCTCTTATCACGAAATATCAAAAGGTAAGCGACGTAAAATTTGACGGCAATTTCAACGATCCGTCCGTGGACTATGGCGAAATTCCGACGCTCTATGCCGGCTACGTCGGTGTGGCAAAGCCCACGCTAAATATTAAATTTAGCGTCGAGACCTTTGAGCGAAATACCGACTTTAGCAAGGTAAAATTTAATCCGAACGAAAAGCTTAACCCCGAGGTAGCGAAGTTTTTAGAGCCTAGTGCGCAGATTCAAATCGACGGCGTCGTTAAGCAAAAATCAGACGAGATCGCAGGCGGCATCAAGGGCGATCTGGAAAAGGCGCGCGCGATTTATACGTGGGTGGCAAACACTATGCAGCGCGATAACAGCGTGCTAGGCTGCGGGCTAGGGGACGTGAAGCAAATTTTAAGCAGCGGCAAGTTAAGTGGCAAATGCACCGACATAAATAGCGTTTTCGTCGCACTTTGCCGCGCGCAGGGCATCGCCGCAAGAGAGATGTTCGGCATCCGCGTCGGTGCGTCGAGATTTAGCGCTCAAATGGGCGCCGCGCCTAAAGACGGCGTCAGCCATATCTCGGGCGCGCAGCACTGCAGGGCGGAATTTTATCTAAAAGGCCACGGCTGGATCCCGGTCGATCCTGCGGACGTTACAAAGGTGCGATTGGGCGAGAAGCTAAGCAATGACGACAGCAAGCTCGCTAAAATCCGCGAGTATTTATTCGGCAACTGGGAGATGTGCTGGATCGGCTTTAACTACGGCAGAGACTTCACGCTAAGCCCACGCCCAGCGCAGTTTCCGATCAATAATTTCGGCTATCCTTACGGCGAAGTGGACGGCAACACGCTAAATTACTATTCGCCGAAAGATTTCAGCTACGATTACAGATCGAAAGAGTTGTAG
- a CDS encoding heavy-metal-associated domain-containing protein → MRKILFLMLGFTALFADKEVKIYVEKIHCPLCTTIVRKALLQTPGVISAKVSQQSKTATVAAKDDANETAMLEAIAKTGYEGVIVK, encoded by the coding sequence ATGCGTAAAATTTTGTTTTTGATGCTTGGATTTACGGCGCTTTTTGCCGACAAAGAGGTTAAAATTTACGTGGAAAAAATCCACTGCCCGCTCTGCACTACGATCGTGCGAAAGGCGCTTTTGCAAACGCCAGGCGTGATAAGCGCGAAGGTTTCGCAGCAGAGCAAAACCGCGACCGTCGCGGCAAAGGATGATGCAAACGAGACCGCGATGCTTGAGGCGATCGCTAAAACGGGCTATGAAGGCGTAATCGTAAAATAA